A single Oryctolagus cuniculus chromosome 16, mOryCun1.1, whole genome shotgun sequence DNA region contains:
- the LOC127489336 gene encoding large ribosomal subunit protein eL21-like, which yields MTNTKGKRRGTRYMFSRPSRKHGVVPLATYMRIYKKGDIVDIKGMGTVQKGMPHKCHHGKTGRVYNVTQHAVDIVVNKQVKGKILAKRINVRIEHIKHSKSQDSFLKHVKENDQKKEVKEKGTWVQLKRQPAPPREAHFVRTNGVAGTHSL from the coding sequence ATGACgaacacaaagggaaagaggCGAGGTACCCGGTACATGTTCTCCAGGCCTTCCAGAAAACATGGAGTTGTTCCTTTGGCCACATACATGCGCATTTACAAGAAAGGTGACATTGTGGACATCAAGGGAATGGGTACTGTTCAAAAAGGAATGCCCCATAAATGTCACCATGGAAAAACTGGAAGAGTCTACAATGTTACCCAGCATGCTGTTGACATTGTTGTAAACAAACAAGTGAAGGGCAAGATTCTTGCCAAGAGAATAAATGTGCGTATTGAACACATTAAGCACTCTAAGAGCCAAGATAGCTTCTTGAAACAtgtgaaggaaaatgatcagaagaaggaagtcaaagagaagggtacctgggttcaactaaAGCGTCAGCCTGCTCCACCCAGAGAAGCCCACTTTGTCAGAACCAATGGAGTTGCTGGAACCCATTCCTTATGA
- the LOC138845776 gene encoding olfactory receptor 7C1-like, with the protein MPDCIWVPVPVVTTTVPKMLQDIKTQNYSITFTGCITQMYFFMVFGGMDTLLLTWMAYDRFVALCHPLHYPVIMNPHLCGLLVLVSWCISLSCALIQSLLMLRLSCTRWVVAHFYCELAQVFVLACSDTFINYTLLYMVTALLGFVPLSGILFSYMRIVSSILKIPSTGGRYKAFSTCGSHLTVVSLFYRTGLGVYLSSDALSSSWKGMVASVMYTVVTPMLNPFIYSLRNRDIKRALQSLLGFTLHIQ; encoded by the coding sequence atgccagattgcatatgggtaccggttccagTCGTGACTACAACCGTCCCAAAGATGCTGCAGGACATCAAGACTCAGAACTATTCCATCACCTTCACAGGCTGCATCACTCAAATGTACTTCTTCATGGTTTTTGGGGGCATGGACACACTTCTCCTCACCTGGATGGCCTATGATCGCTTTGTGGCCCTCTGCCACCCCTTGCACTACCCAGTCATCATGAATCCCCATCTCTGTGGCTTGCTGGTTCTTGTGTCCTGGTGCATCAGTCTGTCGTGTGCCCTGATCCAGAGCCTGTTGATGCTGAGGCTGTCCTGCACCAGGTGGGTAGTTGCACACTTTTACTGTGAGCTTGCTCAAGTTTTTGTGCTTGCCTGCTCTGACACGTTCATCAATTACACCCTGCTCTACATGGTGACTGCTCTTCTTGGCTTTGTTCCCCTCTCAGGGATCCTTTTCTCCTATATGCGAATTGTCTCctccattctgaaaattccatCGACTGGTGGAAGATACAAGGCATTCTCCACATGTGGGTCTCATCTAACTGTGGTTTCTCTGTTCTACAGGACAGGCCTTGGGGTGTATCTCAGTTCTGACGCCTTGTCCTCTTCCTGGAAGGGCATGGTGGCCTCGGTGATGTACACTGTGGTCACTCCCATGttgaaccccttcatctacagcctgaggaacagggaCATTAAGAGAGCTTTACAAAGTCTTCTCGGGTTCACACTCCACATTCAGTGA
- the LOC127488546 gene encoding olfactory receptor 7E178-like produces the protein MGFSEMTELQPLLFGLFLSMYLVTVLGNLLIVLAVSSDSHLHSPMYFFLCNLSLADVGFTSTTVPKMIVDIHTHSTAISYVGCLTQMSLSVICGCMDALLLTVMAYDRFVAICHPLHYQAIMNPGRCGFLVLVSFGASLLYSLLQNLMVLRDSCFKKVEISNFFCEPTQLLILTSSDSFTNDVFTYLVGIIYGFLPITGILLSYYKVVSSILRIPSAGGKYKAFSTCGSHISIVCLFYGTGLGVYLSSAFSLSPGQGAWASVVYTLVTPMLNPFIYSLRNRDLKRAIQKLLRNTA, from the coding sequence atgggcttctcagagATGACAGAACTGCAGCCCCTCCTCTTTGGGCTGTTCTTGTCCATGTACCTGGTCACGGTGCTTGGGAACCTGCTCATCGTCCTTGCTGTCAGCTCagactcccacctccactcccccaTGTACTTTTTCCTCTGCAACCTGTCCTTGGCTGATGTGGGTTTCACCTCCACCACGGTTCCCAAGATGATTGTGGACatccacactcacagcacagccatctcctatgtgggctgcctgacacagatgtctctctctgttatcTGTGGATGCATGGATGCTTTGCTTCTGACCGTGATGGCCTATGACCGGTTTGTCGCCATCTGTCACCCACTGCATTACCAGGCCATCATGAATCCCGGCCGCTGTGGCTTCTTAGTTTTGGTGTCCTTTGGGGCCAGCCTTCTGTATTCCCTGCTGCAGAACTTGATGGTCTTAAGGGATTCCTGCTTCAAGAAAGtggaaatttctaatttcttctgtgagCCTACTCAGCTTCTCATCCTCACTTCCTCCGACTCCTTCACCAATGATGTATTCACATATCTTGTTGGCATCATCTATGGTTTTCTCCCTATCACAGGAATCCTCCTCTCTTACTATAAAGTTGTGTCCTCCATTCTGAGAATCCCCTCAGCAGGTGGGAAGTACAAAGCCTTCTCTACCTGTGGCTCTCACATTTCAATCGTTTGCTTATTTTATGGAACAGGCCTTGGAGTTTATCTCAGTTCAGCTTTCTCACTTTCTCCGGGCCAGGGTGCCTGGGCTTCAGTGGTGTACACTCTGGTCACCCCCATGCTCAACCCCtttatctacagcctgaggaacagggaCTTGAAGAGAGCCATACAGAAGCTCCTCAGAAACACAGCCTAA